From Ignavibacteriales bacterium, a single genomic window includes:
- a CDS encoding class I SAM-dependent DNA methyltransferase — protein MADNNELEKALWAAADKMRSNMDAAEYKHIVLGLIFLKYISDAFEELHHELQLETEESGADPEDPDEYLAHNIFFVPEKARWQYLQDRAKQPEIGKLIDNAMEAIEKINPPLKNILPKIYADPELNKQRLGELIDLIGTIGFKQDAHKSQDLLGRVYEYFLGQFADAEGKKGGQFWTPQSIVKLLVEMLEPFNGRVYDGCCGSGGMFVQSEKFVLNHRGNIKDLSIFGQESNPTTLRLAKMNLAIRGIDAKLELGDTFLVDKHPDQKMDFVLANPPFNVSDWNGEQLRDDKRWKYGIPPVGNANYAWLQHFAHKLSPNGTAGIVLANGSMNSNSGGEGDIRKNMIEAGLIDCMVALPAQLFYNTMIPACLWFLARNKTNHKFRNRSNEILFIDARKLGTMINRRNKEFTDDDIALIAQTYHAWRNREGKYQDKAGFCKSATIEEIRSEKNGYVLMPGRYVGTEEEVDDGIPFEEKMNALTTKLAEQFTKSSELETTIRSNLKSIGYEF, from the coding sequence ATGGCTGACAATAACGAGCTCGAAAAAGCCCTTTGGGCTGCTGCGGACAAAATGCGCTCGAATATGGATGCAGCGGAGTACAAGCACATTGTTTTGGGCTTGATCTTTCTCAAGTACATTTCTGATGCGTTCGAAGAGTTACATCATGAGCTTCAGCTTGAGACGGAAGAATCCGGAGCAGACCCGGAAGATCCTGATGAATACCTTGCTCACAATATTTTCTTCGTGCCGGAAAAAGCACGTTGGCAGTATTTGCAGGATCGGGCCAAGCAACCCGAAATTGGGAAATTGATTGATAACGCAATGGAGGCAATTGAGAAAATCAATCCGCCTTTGAAGAACATACTTCCAAAGATATACGCTGACCCCGAACTGAACAAGCAACGCTTAGGAGAGTTAATCGATCTTATCGGCACCATCGGCTTCAAACAAGACGCCCACAAATCCCAGGACTTGCTTGGTCGGGTCTACGAATACTTCCTCGGACAGTTCGCAGATGCTGAAGGGAAGAAAGGTGGGCAGTTCTGGACACCACAAAGCATAGTGAAATTACTGGTCGAAATGCTGGAACCGTTCAACGGTCGAGTATACGACGGTTGCTGTGGTAGCGGCGGAATGTTTGTGCAGAGTGAAAAATTTGTCCTCAATCACCGGGGAAACATCAAAGACCTTTCAATCTTCGGTCAAGAATCGAACCCGACGACACTGCGCCTTGCCAAGATGAATCTCGCCATCCGCGGTATCGATGCAAAATTGGAATTGGGCGATACATTCTTGGTCGACAAACACCCAGATCAGAAAATGGACTTTGTTCTCGCTAACCCGCCTTTCAATGTGAGTGATTGGAATGGAGAACAACTGCGTGATGATAAACGCTGGAAATATGGTATTCCGCCTGTCGGAAATGCCAATTACGCCTGGCTTCAGCATTTTGCGCACAAGCTCAGCCCCAACGGAACGGCAGGTATTGTGCTCGCCAATGGAAGCATGAATAGTAATTCCGGCGGTGAAGGTGACATTCGTAAGAACATGATCGAAGCCGGCTTGATCGACTGTATGGTAGCGCTCCCTGCGCAATTATTCTACAACACGATGATCCCTGCCTGTCTCTGGTTTTTGGCGCGCAACAAAACCAATCATAAATTCCGTAACCGGTCAAACGAGATTCTCTTCATCGATGCCCGCAAGCTTGGCACGATGATCAACAGGCGGAATAAAGAATTCACCGACGACGACATTGCTCTGATCGCTCAAACATATCATGCCTGGCGGAACAGAGAGGGTAAGTACCAGGACAAAGCCGGATTCTGCAAGTCTGCTACAATCGAAGAAATCAGAAGCGAGAAGAACGGATACGTCTTGATGCCCGGACGTTATGTCGGCACAGAAGAAGAGGTCGATGATGGCATCCCGTTTGAAGAGAAGATGAACGCCCTGACGACAAAACTGGCTGAACAGTTTACAAAAAGCAGCGAACTGGAAACAACCATTCGGAGCAACCTCAAAAGCATCGGTTATGAGTTCTGA
- the hpnE gene encoding hydroxysqualene dehydroxylase HpnE, producing MGVDTLIIGGGLAGLSAAVDLSSRGISVLVLEQRPHLGGRTYSFVDEKTGDVVDNGQHLMMGCYHATRWLLSMIGSDHLAALQANLHIDFLHPVRGRSSLHCPPLPAPFHLLAGLLRLNNLSVIDRLKLLRVGLEIRKDPQRIEPTIASLTVHQWLDQLGQSDENKKYLWDILAIGSLNDDPKDVSALLFYRVLRSAFLGRRENSSFLVPRTGLTQLFVDPCVDFIRSRGGEVIVNCGVDESLFDGDRLRGVRSSDGRIREAQAFVSAIPWYAASPLFSGAAGRQGWNVNGHLQSSPIVTINLWFDRMVMEQDFVALLDSRIHWVFNKSKIYGSSTASRQYISLVISGAASLILLDSAELVRAALKDLSAALPAVRDAVLVHSLVIKEKRATFSPRPDAETHRPSSATQFRNLFLAGDWTNTGYPATIEGAVLSGRKAAEEVAKILRR from the coding sequence ATGGGTGTTGATACCCTCATCATCGGCGGCGGCCTTGCCGGACTCAGTGCGGCGGTGGATCTTTCGTCGCGTGGAATCTCCGTGCTTGTGCTCGAGCAGCGACCGCACCTCGGCGGACGAACGTATTCGTTTGTCGACGAGAAAACGGGTGATGTCGTCGACAACGGTCAGCACCTCATGATGGGATGCTATCACGCGACGCGGTGGCTCCTTTCGATGATTGGTTCGGATCACCTTGCTGCGCTCCAGGCGAACCTGCATATCGACTTTCTTCACCCGGTACGCGGCCGCTCGTCCCTGCATTGTCCACCACTTCCCGCCCCCTTCCATTTGCTCGCGGGACTGCTCCGGCTGAACAATCTTTCTGTGATTGACCGCCTGAAGCTGCTGAGAGTAGGCCTCGAGATCCGCAAGGATCCCCAGCGCATTGAACCGACGATCGCTTCGCTCACTGTGCACCAATGGCTGGATCAACTGGGGCAATCAGACGAAAACAAGAAGTACTTGTGGGACATACTTGCGATCGGGAGTCTGAATGATGATCCGAAAGATGTCTCAGCCCTTCTTTTCTACAGGGTGCTGAGGAGTGCATTCCTCGGCAGAAGGGAAAACTCGTCGTTCCTCGTGCCGCGGACAGGATTGACGCAGCTCTTTGTCGATCCATGTGTCGATTTTATCCGGTCACGGGGGGGTGAGGTGATCGTGAATTGCGGAGTCGATGAGAGCTTGTTCGACGGGGATCGGTTGCGGGGAGTCCGCAGTTCGGACGGACGCATTCGTGAAGCGCAGGCCTTTGTCAGCGCAATTCCCTGGTATGCAGCATCGCCGTTGTTCTCGGGGGCCGCAGGAAGGCAGGGATGGAATGTCAACGGCCATCTCCAATCATCCCCTATTGTGACGATCAACCTCTGGTTCGACCGAATGGTTATGGAGCAGGATTTCGTGGCACTCCTCGATTCGCGTATCCACTGGGTGTTCAACAAATCGAAGATTTACGGCTCCAGCACCGCCTCACGCCAATATATTTCACTCGTCATCAGCGGAGCTGCATCGCTCATACTCCTCGATTCCGCTGAGCTCGTCAGGGCGGCGCTCAAGGACCTTTCCGCTGCACTCCCGGCCGTCCGGGATGCGGTGCTTGTCCATTCGCTCGTCATCAAAGAGAAGCGTGCAACATTTTCGCCCCGGCCTGACGCGGAGACTCACCGTCCTTCAAGTGCGACACAATTCCGGAATCTTTTTCTGGCGGGAGATTGGACCAATACCGGATATCCGGCGACAATTGAGGGAGCGGTCTTAAGCGGAAGGAAGGCTGCGGAAGAGGTGGCGAAAATATTGAGAAGGTGA
- a CDS encoding restriction endonuclease subunit S yields the protein MSVSFTEKRFGDIARVIPGYAFKSDDFGVEGFPVVKIAEIAPPRVDLTNCQRISADKVVGLDRFKLAQDDILIAMTGATLGKVGRFKENVVAYVNQRVAKIDSVEGISDKDFLYYLITDNANNSQIIELGLGSAQANFSGKDLENLQFVVPDLPIQRRVAAILCSLDEKIELNRQTDATLEAIAQEIFKEWFVEFRFPGATGEMIESELGMIPKGWRVGKLGDMYKTTSGGTPSRSQNEYYENGINQWVKSKELNGSFVIDTEEKITDEALRNSAAKLIPKHSVLVAMYGATVGEIGIVSNEATTNQAICAFIPNDSNPFTFVFQFLQNSRDDLISRAVGSAQQNISQELLKNLVLTIPDSQTMKEYHTIIEPLFSTIEENLQQSSSLTKIRDNLLPKLMCGEIEV from the coding sequence ATGAGTGTAAGCTTCACAGAAAAACGATTTGGAGATATTGCGAGAGTAATACCCGGATACGCGTTCAAGAGTGATGATTTTGGGGTTGAAGGATTTCCTGTAGTCAAAATCGCTGAAATAGCTCCGCCCAGAGTTGATCTTACTAATTGCCAGAGAATCTCCGCAGATAAAGTCGTTGGTTTAGATCGTTTCAAACTCGCACAAGACGATATTTTGATTGCCATGACGGGCGCAACTCTTGGCAAGGTCGGCAGATTCAAAGAAAATGTGGTAGCGTATGTTAATCAACGTGTCGCAAAGATAGACAGTGTCGAGGGTATCTCAGACAAAGATTTCTTGTATTATCTAATCACCGACAATGCAAACAATTCACAAATAATTGAGCTTGGGTTGGGTAGTGCTCAAGCCAACTTCAGTGGCAAAGATTTAGAGAACCTTCAATTCGTAGTACCTGATCTACCCATCCAGCGTCGGGTTGCCGCAATTCTCTGCTCGCTGGACGAGAAGATCGAACTCAACCGCCAGACCGACGCGACGCTTGAGGCAATTGCACAGGAGATATTTAAGGAGTGGTTCGTGGAGTTTCGCTTCCCGGGCGCCACAGGCGAAATGATCGAAAGTGAATTAGGGATGATACCGAAGGGGTGGAGAGTGGGAAAGCTCGGAGACATGTACAAAACCACGTCAGGTGGTACTCCTTCTAGATCTCAAAATGAATACTACGAAAATGGTATCAACCAGTGGGTCAAATCGAAAGAATTAAACGGATCATTTGTAATCGATACAGAAGAAAAGATCACTGATGAGGCGCTTAGGAATTCGGCAGCCAAGCTTATTCCAAAACACTCTGTATTGGTAGCAATGTACGGTGCTACTGTTGGAGAAATCGGTATTGTTAGCAACGAAGCTACAACGAATCAAGCCATTTGCGCTTTTATACCCAATGACAGCAATCCTTTCACTTTCGTTTTTCAGTTCCTACAAAATAGCAGAGATGACCTTATTTCGAGAGCTGTTGGTTCAGCACAACAAAACATAAGTCAGGAATTGCTGAAAAATCTTGTGTTGACAATTCCCGATAGCCAGACGATGAAAGAGTATCATACAATAATAGAACCCTTGTTTTCAACTATTGAAGAAAACCTACAACAGTCTAGCTCTCTCACCAAGATACGTGACAATTTGCTTCCCAAATTGATGTGCGGAGAGATTGAGGTATGA
- the hpnC gene encoding squalene synthase HpnC, whose amino-acid sequence MVLRHQRCFLRFRMITHDIKKVSRRSWTVPQAFQFCERLTHDHYENFPVASALVPKDKRQHIYSIYSFARIADDYADEPGLTTAERIDSLGEWEEQLIDAYRGHAHHPVFIALRETVDRFEMPPELFQNLLRAFRSDVTTHRYESFEDVLAYCENSANPVGRLILLLFNYRSESTLELSDSVCTALQLTNFWQDVSVDLQKDRVYIPLDDIREFGYSEEELFQRRLTPAFEDLMCFQVDRTRHMFGEGRPLLTEVGRDLRMELRLTWNGGSRILQKIENLEYDVLSRRPTLSLFDKATLLISSFAG is encoded by the coding sequence ATGGTACTGAGACACCAGCGTTGTTTTCTCCGCTTTCGTATGATCACTCACGACATCAAGAAAGTTTCGCGCCGCTCATGGACCGTACCGCAGGCCTTCCAGTTCTGCGAACGCCTGACGCACGATCACTACGAGAATTTTCCTGTTGCCTCCGCGTTGGTGCCGAAGGACAAGCGACAGCATATCTACTCGATATATTCCTTCGCCCGCATCGCCGATGACTACGCGGACGAACCGGGCTTGACGACGGCAGAGCGGATCGACAGTCTCGGTGAATGGGAAGAGCAGCTGATCGACGCCTATCGCGGTCACGCCCATCACCCGGTCTTCATTGCATTGCGTGAAACCGTGGATCGATTCGAAATGCCGCCCGAGCTTTTTCAGAACCTTCTGCGGGCGTTTCGGTCAGACGTGACAACACATCGGTACGAGAGCTTCGAGGATGTGCTGGCGTATTGCGAGAATTCGGCCAATCCCGTGGGCAGGCTGATTTTGCTCCTTTTCAACTATCGCAGCGAATCGACGCTGGAATTGTCGGATTCTGTTTGTACGGCACTGCAATTGACGAATTTCTGGCAGGATGTTTCAGTTGACTTGCAGAAGGATCGGGTGTACATTCCATTGGATGACATCCGGGAGTTCGGGTACTCTGAAGAGGAACTCTTTCAACGGAGACTCACTCCCGCCTTCGAGGATCTGATGTGCTTTCAGGTTGACCGTACCCGGCACATGTTCGGGGAGGGGAGACCGCTGCTGACCGAAGTTGGCAGGGACCTGCGCATGGAACTCCGGCTTACGTGGAACGGGGGATCGCGCATCCTGCAGAAAATCGAAAACCTGGAGTACGACGTGCTTTCCCGTCGCCCGACGTTGTCGTTGTTCGACAAAGCGACGTTGTTGATCTCATCATTCGCAGGATAA
- a CDS encoding tetratricopeptide repeat protein translates to MKILRILCICLFFLAGSDVLRAQGISAQLKVRESKLFGLKGERFAKFELSNRDRTIPLSSDSVNAGQFYTFLLQPAGDWSLDADFLQEELPKLVLLQNGLTLQIGWKSDIITDAAGTSILVGYPKDLKLYKPFTVQFGLDGTASKGELVIPQEYWPGYSTLAQALQAAERIVSEKRYRDAIAMYERLLRADSLQIFPQSKELSDRRARTFEAVVNDMWAAFLSTTRATTTPLKDRIAQIDQFTPQVQFVLDSLPSVPLKISARDTTVRQIIDHANDVLMRVKGTRDSLQRAQDDVTVRWISDGAATGKNGPQFERIIEILAYAFSSLDFADTTSRPLAVSLTPEALALLQKNNLQESYDIFIRQAGERFQKKLPPLPQGFLTNLQKDTASFPLPFYQMLKAVQEYYSGAYPAALNAIRLVFRTCYDAELSRRFDNMRALINLRMRANRSDLMSILGEAAAAEKAGDKDLASDRYTAALRVGPDCAYPAYLCGRLYARTGDPIRARSFFERAYEIDSMYLSAYREAWTLYQGTGNFKAMIGVLSRALSTGNDFWETNINLGIAYLGDGNLPQAIKQFERALELSPSNYQTNVQLGLAYQTAKDYQKARDYYNKAIFIDPHRLEAVESLQKLDELQKAGR, encoded by the coding sequence GTGAAAATCCTTCGGATCCTTTGTATTTGTTTATTCTTTCTGGCCGGTTCGGATGTTCTGCGTGCGCAAGGCATCTCCGCACAGCTGAAAGTGCGGGAGTCGAAGCTCTTCGGTCTGAAAGGCGAGCGATTTGCGAAGTTTGAACTGTCCAACCGCGACCGCACGATTCCGCTCTCGAGCGATAGCGTCAACGCCGGACAGTTTTACACATTTCTCCTCCAACCCGCCGGCGATTGGTCCCTCGATGCGGACTTCTTGCAGGAAGAGCTTCCCAAACTCGTCCTTCTTCAGAACGGTCTCACGCTGCAGATTGGATGGAAGAGTGATATTATCACTGACGCAGCGGGGACATCGATCCTCGTGGGCTATCCGAAGGATCTGAAACTGTACAAACCGTTCACAGTCCAGTTCGGGCTGGATGGAACGGCCAGCAAAGGCGAGCTCGTCATCCCTCAGGAATACTGGCCCGGGTATTCCACGCTTGCGCAGGCACTCCAGGCGGCCGAAAGAATTGTGAGCGAGAAAAGATATCGCGATGCGATAGCGATGTACGAGCGGCTCTTACGGGCCGATTCCCTCCAGATTTTTCCTCAGTCGAAGGAACTCAGTGATCGTCGAGCGCGCACCTTCGAAGCCGTTGTGAACGACATGTGGGCTGCGTTCCTCTCAACGACGCGGGCAACCACCACCCCCCTGAAGGATCGAATCGCCCAGATCGATCAATTCACACCACAGGTCCAGTTTGTTCTCGATTCACTGCCGAGCGTACCGCTCAAAATCAGCGCGCGTGATACAACGGTGCGGCAGATCATCGATCATGCAAACGATGTTCTCATGCGCGTCAAGGGGACGCGTGATTCTCTGCAGCGGGCGCAAGACGATGTGACGGTCCGGTGGATCAGTGATGGAGCCGCCACTGGCAAGAACGGCCCGCAATTTGAGCGTATCATCGAGATTCTGGCTTACGCGTTTTCGTCGCTCGATTTTGCTGACACGACATCACGCCCCCTCGCTGTGAGCCTCACACCGGAGGCACTGGCGCTTCTTCAGAAGAACAACCTGCAGGAATCATACGACATCTTCATCCGTCAGGCGGGCGAACGGTTCCAGAAAAAACTCCCCCCCTTGCCGCAGGGATTCCTGACAAACCTCCAGAAGGACACCGCCTCCTTCCCGCTTCCGTTCTATCAGATGCTGAAAGCGGTACAGGAGTACTATAGCGGGGCATATCCCGCTGCACTCAATGCCATCCGCCTGGTCTTTCGCACGTGCTATGATGCGGAGCTTTCGCGTCGATTCGACAACATGCGGGCACTGATCAACCTCCGTATGCGGGCAAATCGATCCGATCTTATGTCAATACTCGGAGAAGCGGCAGCCGCAGAGAAAGCCGGAGACAAAGACCTGGCGAGCGATCGCTATACGGCGGCGCTCCGGGTGGGACCGGATTGCGCATATCCGGCGTATTTGTGTGGCAGATTGTATGCACGGACAGGCGATCCGATCCGGGCAAGATCATTTTTCGAACGTGCCTACGAAATCGATTCGATGTACCTCAGCGCCTATCGCGAGGCGTGGACTCTTTATCAGGGAACTGGCAATTTCAAGGCGATGATCGGAGTCCTTTCGCGCGCCCTCAGCACTGGAAACGATTTCTGGGAGACAAACATCAACCTGGGCATCGCGTATCTGGGCGACGGCAACCTACCGCAGGCGATCAAGCAATTCGAGCGCGCGCTCGAGCTCAGCCCGAGCAATTACCAGACCAACGTGCAGCTCGGACTCGCCTACCAGACTGCCAAAGACTACCAGAAAGCGCGGGACTATTACAACAAGGCAATATTCATTGACCCGCATCGCTTGGAGGCAGTGGAATCCCTTCAGAAGCTGGACGAACTGCAGAAAGCGGGGCGGTGA
- the tig gene encoding trigger factor, whose product MEVTIHTLTEVSREVELEISADEAQPYFDKAYREYGPKIDIKGFRKGKAPVELVKKLYGEMIEHEYLEKLAGELYRKVVKEKDLKPIGDPTLTDMKYDRGQRYWVKIQYDIRPTITLTQYKGLSVEAVVHTVTDDELEDELVRVRKVNSSREEVEKVTDSEHVVTAELQEFDDTGFPIIGKKTDSARFYLADPQLEQPFKDALQATQKGNEHEIKFEHKHEEHTHKVNMKAKVTKVEKVVLPELDDAFVKTITKEKVASLEEFRKGIREDLENYWKEKNRRSLVNAVVSEIIRVHEFQVPESLIRSVLENLLEEIKGQYPNKQLPADFDVEKFFHENRAYAIFQAKWALLREEIVKAENLTIDDAALVELAEREAPKIGIDKERLIAYYKSSEQIRDRLVGDKLLDLLISSTKIKEVDDKTLPSQLVKG is encoded by the coding sequence TTGGAAGTCACCATTCATACGCTTACCGAGGTCTCACGAGAGGTTGAACTTGAAATCAGTGCCGATGAAGCGCAGCCCTATTTTGATAAAGCATATCGTGAGTACGGTCCGAAAATCGACATCAAGGGATTCCGAAAAGGGAAAGCCCCGGTTGAACTCGTGAAGAAACTCTACGGAGAGATGATCGAGCATGAATACCTTGAAAAGCTCGCCGGCGAGCTCTACCGAAAAGTGGTGAAAGAAAAGGACCTGAAGCCGATCGGCGATCCGACGCTGACCGACATGAAGTACGACCGCGGACAGCGGTACTGGGTGAAAATCCAGTACGATATCCGGCCGACGATCACCCTGACTCAATACAAGGGTCTTTCCGTCGAGGCCGTGGTGCACACGGTAACCGACGATGAACTGGAAGACGAACTCGTGCGAGTCAGGAAAGTCAACAGCTCACGTGAAGAAGTCGAAAAGGTGACCGACAGCGAACACGTCGTCACCGCCGAACTTCAGGAGTTCGACGATACCGGATTCCCCATCATCGGCAAGAAGACCGACAGCGCCAGGTTCTATCTTGCGGACCCTCAGCTGGAACAACCCTTCAAGGATGCCCTCCAGGCCACACAGAAGGGAAACGAGCATGAGATCAAATTCGAGCACAAGCACGAAGAGCACACCCACAAAGTGAACATGAAGGCGAAAGTGACGAAGGTCGAAAAGGTGGTGCTCCCCGAGCTGGACGACGCGTTCGTGAAAACCATCACAAAAGAGAAGGTCGCATCGCTGGAAGAATTCCGAAAAGGAATCCGGGAGGACCTGGAGAATTACTGGAAGGAAAAGAACCGGCGCAGCCTCGTAAACGCTGTCGTCAGCGAGATCATCCGGGTGCACGAGTTCCAGGTGCCGGAGTCGTTGATTCGCAGCGTGCTCGAAAACCTGCTCGAAGAGATCAAGGGACAGTATCCCAATAAACAGCTTCCGGCCGATTTCGACGTCGAAAAGTTCTTCCATGAGAACCGGGCGTATGCCATCTTCCAGGCCAAGTGGGCGCTGCTTCGGGAGGAAATCGTCAAGGCGGAGAACCTGACCATCGATGATGCGGCTCTTGTTGAGCTCGCCGAACGGGAGGCGCCGAAAATTGGGATTGATAAGGAACGATTAATCGCGTACTATAAATCGTCTGAGCAGATCAGGGATCGCCTTGTTGGCGACAAGCTCCTCGATCTGCTGATCAGCAGCACCAAGATCAAAGAAGTTGATGACAAGACGCTGCCAAGCCAACTTGTGAAAGGATAG
- the hpnD gene encoding presqualene diphosphate synthase HpnD, which produces MAAHTADIALPDLEATRKSNFLLPILFLPPPKREAIETIYAFCRYSDDIVDEEADVKEKYRRLLVWTNELQLALQGVSRFAILNRLVSVIQKFHIPTHHFLDLLKGMEMDLVKNRYETFGELEQYCYRAASTVGLICAEVFGYHHEQTKQYAVNLGIALQLTNILRDIKTDAKKGRIYLPKEDLQRFGYSEEELMNSVYNDRFRALMRFECERAHEYYRSAKSCLAEDDKPLFTAARAMGNIYYLLLLRIERANYDVFSKRIRLGSPVKFLVAMMLRLRNKLPKNFHRFIRTELPA; this is translated from the coding sequence GTGGCAGCACACACCGCCGACATAGCTCTTCCCGATCTGGAAGCGACGCGGAAAAGCAACTTTCTGCTGCCGATCCTCTTTCTCCCCCCGCCGAAACGAGAGGCGATCGAAACGATCTATGCTTTCTGCCGGTACTCTGATGATATCGTTGATGAAGAGGCAGATGTCAAAGAAAAGTACCGCCGCCTTCTCGTGTGGACGAACGAATTGCAGCTTGCCCTCCAGGGCGTTTCCCGTTTCGCAATCCTGAACAGGCTCGTCAGCGTCATCCAGAAATTTCACATCCCGACTCACCATTTCCTCGATCTTCTGAAGGGAATGGAGATGGACCTTGTGAAGAACCGCTACGAGACGTTCGGGGAGCTTGAGCAATATTGCTACCGCGCGGCATCCACGGTCGGCCTCATCTGCGCCGAAGTATTCGGGTATCATCATGAGCAGACGAAACAGTACGCGGTCAATCTCGGTATTGCGCTTCAGCTGACGAACATCTTGCGCGATATCAAGACTGATGCGAAGAAGGGTAGGATCTATCTTCCCAAAGAAGATCTCCAGCGGTTCGGGTACTCGGAAGAAGAGCTGATGAACTCTGTGTACAACGATCGGTTCCGCGCATTGATGAGATTCGAATGCGAGCGGGCGCATGAGTACTACCGCTCGGCAAAGAGCTGTCTCGCAGAAGATGACAAGCCGTTGTTTACCGCAGCGCGGGCCATGGGAAACATTTACTACCTGTTGCTGCTCCGCATTGAACGAGCGAATTACGATGTGTTCTCAAAACGTATCCGCCTCGGCTCGCCCGTCAAGTTCCTCGTGGCGATGATGCTTCGCCTCCGGAACAAACTCCCGAAGAACTTCCACCGGTTCATCCGGACAGAATTGCCAGCCTGA
- a CDS encoding PDDEXK nuclease domain-containing protein, with protein MRSKKIDSTILLRRIRELILAARQTVARSVDTIQVLTCFEIGHRIIEHEQQGEKRAEYGKAVLKQLSVTLTKEFGRGFSEDNLSNMRKFYLIYGSLTNISETPSRKLSVSRKSETPSDKSPLAVSAKTPVIPFPLSWSHYVFLIGVKRTEERRFYEIEAASQNWSLRELKRQFDSGLFERLAASRNTTGIGKLARHGQQIADPKDVLKEPYILEFLGLDERAAYSETDLESAIIDKLGKFLRELGKGFLFEARQRRFTFDEDHFFVDLVFYNRLLRCYVLIDLKIGKLTHQDLGQMQMYVNYYDRHIKTDDEKPTVGIILCKKKHDALVEITLPKGANIFAKQYQLYLPSKEELKQKLLDWTEQKEGDQR; from the coding sequence ATGAGATCTAAGAAAATCGACAGCACCATACTGTTGCGCCGGATCAGGGAGCTGATCCTCGCTGCCCGACAAACTGTTGCCCGCAGTGTTGATACCATTCAGGTGCTCACGTGCTTTGAAATCGGGCACAGAATTATCGAACACGAACAGCAGGGGGAAAAGCGGGCGGAGTATGGCAAAGCGGTCCTGAAGCAACTTTCGGTTACGCTGACAAAGGAATTTGGACGTGGCTTCTCGGAAGACAATCTCTCGAACATGCGAAAGTTCTATCTGATTTACGGAAGTCTAACGAACATTTCCGAGACACCGTCTCGGAAATTGTCGGTAAGCCGGAAATCCGAGACGCCATCCGACAAATCTCCTCTTGCTGTAAGCGCGAAGACACCGGTCATTCCGTTCCCACTCTCGTGGTCTCATTATGTTTTCCTGATCGGAGTGAAAAGGACAGAAGAACGCCGTTTCTATGAAATTGAAGCTGCGTCCCAGAATTGGTCTCTGCGGGAATTGAAACGACAGTTCGATTCCGGTTTATTTGAGCGCCTCGCTGCAAGCCGCAATACAACAGGAATCGGAAAACTTGCGCGGCACGGACAGCAGATTGCAGACCCGAAGGATGTGCTCAAAGAACCATACATTCTTGAGTTTCTCGGTTTGGATGAACGGGCTGCATATTCTGAGACGGATCTTGAATCTGCCATTATTGATAAGCTTGGAAAATTCTTGCGCGAACTGGGGAAAGGGTTTCTCTTTGAAGCACGCCAAAGACGATTCACGTTTGATGAAGATCATTTCTTTGTCGACCTGGTCTTCTACAACCGGCTGCTGCGTTGTTACGTCCTGATAGATCTTAAAATCGGGAAGCTGACACACCAGGACCTCGGACAAATGCAGATGTATGTAAATTACTACGACCGCCACATAAAGACGGATGATGAAAAACCGACCGTGGGAATTATTCTCTGCAAGAAGAAACATGACGCACTTGTGGAAATCACACTGCCGAAAGGAGCAAATATCTTTGCCAAACAGTACCAGCTCTACCTACCTTCCAAAGAAGAATTGAAACAAAAGTTGCTGGATTGGACAGAACAGAAGGAAGGGGATCAGCGATGA